The following are encoded together in the Pseudomonas xantholysinigenes genome:
- a CDS encoding response regulator has translation MANTALKLLLVEDSSMDAELTLLRLERSGLQVQARLVFDHVGVEHALREASCDLILCDCVLPGSSGTEVLAIAQRLAPDVPFIFLSGIYGEEHAVEMIRLGATDYVLKKNLPLLPKAVRRAMTEVQERQRRRRAEEALAEVEARARIAIDAAGMGTWDYRPQDNLVVWDDRCKTLFGLPTDTVMSLEVFYAGIHPDDLPQVRNAVEQAMRPDSDGLYRAEFRIAPSGGLEPRWLLSSGQTQFVDGQCVRFSGVLQDIHQQRQATRALEQLNEMLGERVERRTRERDRAWELSQDLLAVLNKDLTPVALNPAWEASLGFTREQLGQMSLLHLLPEADQEALLAELAALSLGRTSARFIGRIQHAGGQQRWLSWVVVPDDTLLYVVARDISSEREATLDLAEANARLREQIAERERIEAALQQMQRLEAVGQLTAGVAHDFNNLLTVILTGASFLQRDLQRGSLDKASSRLQHIREAGERGAKLTAQLLAFSRKQRLEPVALNLNHTLSGLEELLRRTLGGNVSVRLKLDSQLWQALTDPTQTEMIILNLAINARDAMPEGGQLTLATRNQRVSARPHRPEDPEPGEYVVLSIHDTGCGMSEDVLAKVFEPFFTTKDIGKGSGLGLAQVFGFAKQSGGGVRIETAPGRGTQVSVYLPAVHQQAVQAQPEQDTSTNLVQRVADRHVLLVDDDHLVREMIGDLLRRHGCNVRQAHSSEQALALLDEQVDLLLTDFAMPEFNGAQLALAARERFPGLPVIFLTGYAELQGLELPRSTVLQKPVSEQALVQALAELLEDRKVD, from the coding sequence ATGGCTAACACAGCGCTGAAGTTGCTGCTGGTCGAGGATAGTTCGATGGATGCCGAGCTGACCTTGCTGCGCCTGGAGCGCAGCGGGTTGCAGGTGCAAGCGCGGCTAGTGTTCGATCATGTCGGGGTCGAGCATGCCCTGCGTGAAGCCAGCTGCGACCTGATTCTCTGCGACTGCGTGCTGCCCGGCTCGTCCGGCACCGAGGTGCTGGCCATTGCCCAGCGCCTGGCCCCGGATGTGCCGTTCATCTTCCTCTCCGGCATCTATGGCGAGGAACATGCGGTGGAGATGATCCGCCTTGGCGCCACCGACTATGTGCTGAAGAAGAACCTGCCGTTACTGCCCAAGGCCGTGCGCAGGGCCATGACAGAAGTACAGGAACGCCAGCGCCGACGCCGGGCCGAGGAAGCCTTGGCCGAAGTCGAGGCCCGCGCCCGCATCGCCATCGACGCGGCAGGCATGGGCACCTGGGATTACCGGCCACAGGACAACCTGGTGGTATGGGATGACCGCTGCAAGACCTTGTTCGGCCTCCCGACCGATACCGTGATGAGCCTGGAGGTCTTCTATGCCGGGATCCATCCCGATGACCTGCCGCAGGTGCGAAATGCCGTCGAGCAAGCCATGCGGCCAGACAGCGATGGATTGTACCGGGCCGAATTCCGCATAGCCCCGTCGGGCGGCCTGGAGCCGCGCTGGCTGCTGTCCAGTGGCCAGACCCAGTTCGTCGATGGACAATGCGTGCGTTTTTCCGGCGTGCTCCAGGATATCCACCAGCAACGCCAGGCCACCCGCGCGCTGGAACAGCTCAACGAGATGCTCGGCGAACGGGTCGAGCGCCGCACCCGCGAGCGTGACCGGGCCTGGGAACTGTCCCAGGACTTGCTGGCAGTGCTGAACAAGGACCTCACCCCCGTCGCGTTGAACCCCGCCTGGGAAGCCAGCCTGGGTTTCACCCGCGAGCAGTTGGGCCAGATGTCACTGTTGCACCTGCTGCCCGAGGCCGATCAGGAGGCCTTGCTCGCGGAACTCGCGGCACTGTCGCTGGGCCGCACCAGCGCCCGCTTCATCGGCCGCATCCAGCACGCCGGCGGCCAGCAGCGCTGGCTGTCCTGGGTGGTGGTGCCGGACGACACCCTGCTGTATGTGGTCGCGCGCGATATTTCCAGCGAACGCGAGGCAACCCTGGACCTGGCCGAGGCCAACGCCCGACTGCGCGAGCAGATCGCCGAGCGCGAACGCATCGAGGCAGCCCTACAGCAGATGCAGCGCCTGGAAGCCGTCGGCCAGCTCACCGCTGGTGTGGCGCACGACTTCAACAACCTGCTGACAGTTATCCTCACCGGTGCCAGCTTCCTCCAGCGCGACCTGCAACGCGGCTCGCTGGACAAGGCCAGCAGCCGCCTGCAGCACATCCGTGAAGCCGGGGAACGGGGTGCCAAGCTCACCGCGCAACTGCTGGCGTTCTCGCGCAAGCAACGGCTCGAGCCAGTCGCCCTGAACCTCAACCACACCCTGTCCGGTCTCGAGGAACTGTTGCGGCGCACCCTGGGTGGCAATGTCTCGGTGCGCCTGAAGCTCGACAGCCAGCTCTGGCAGGCGCTGACCGACCCGACCCAGACCGAGATGATCATCCTCAACCTGGCGATCAATGCCCGCGATGCGATGCCCGAGGGCGGCCAACTGACACTGGCCACGCGCAACCAGCGGGTCAGCGCCCGCCCCCATCGCCCCGAGGATCCAGAGCCTGGCGAGTACGTGGTGCTGTCGATTCACGACACCGGATGCGGCATGAGCGAGGATGTCCTGGCAAAGGTGTTCGAACCGTTCTTCACCACCAAGGACATCGGCAAGGGCTCGGGCCTGGGGCTGGCCCAGGTGTTCGGGTTCGCCAAGCAATCCGGTGGCGGTGTGCGTATCGAGACTGCGCCAGGGCGTGGCACCCAGGTCAGTGTGTACCTGCCTGCGGTCCACCAGCAGGCAGTACAAGCACAACCTGAGCAGGATACCTCCACCAACCTGGTGCAACGCGTGGCAGATCGCCACGTGTTACTGGTGGACGACGACCATCTGGTGCGCGAGATGATTGGCGACCTGCTGCGTCGCCATGGCTGCAACGTGCGCCAGGCGCATAGCAGCGAACAGGCACTGGCCTTGCTGGATGAGCAGGTCGACCTGTTGCTCACCGACTTCGCCATGCCTGAATTCAATGGCGCGCAATTGGCCCTGGCGGCCCGCGAACGCTTCCCCGGCCTACCGGTGATATTCCTCACCGGTTACGCAGAGCTGCAGGGGCTGGAGCTGCCGCGCAGCACCGTGCTGCAAAAACCGGTGAGCGAACAGGCGCT